A genomic segment from Euleptes europaea isolate rEulEur1 chromosome 17, rEulEur1.hap1, whole genome shotgun sequence encodes:
- the CHST8 gene encoding carbohydrate sulfotransferase 8, with protein sequence MMKLTCMFSFILLFGAAGLVVFIHLQDPEEIVHQQTPGLRYNMESQQPKKDCAPSNNQDGKTQGNAAAEFPIVNQRASLHPFPSGPTERQSTDIKPNMLFVIKDRQRKGTGANSARTHKRKRRFVIKKSPVLIAINGSFPNLSILKLEDRSDVKWKSLYETQRERKRIMRETCAKYKSNSKHIITPYHVSRIFVEDKYRILYCEVPKAGCSNWKRVLMVLNGLASSTRVIQHNTVHYGNYLKRLDGFDRKGINYRLNTYTKMLFVREPFEKLVSAFRDKFEHPNNYYHPVFGRPIISRYRVNATKEALRTGSGVTFKEFIQYLLDVHRPVGMDIHWDHINRLCSPCLIDYDFIGKFETMEEDANFFLHLINAPQNLTFPRFKDRHSDEERTTTQIMHQYFTQLSPAQRQRSYDFYYMDYLMFNYSKPFGDLY encoded by the exons gACTAAGATATAACATGGAATCTCAGCAACCCAAAAAA GACTGTGCGCCCAGCAACAATCAGGATGGGAAAACACAGGGGAACGCAGCGGCTGAATTCCCTATTGTGAACCAGAGGGCTTCGCTACACCCATTTCCAAGTGGACCGACTGAGCGTCAAAGCACAGATATCAAGCCAAACATGCTGTTTGTCATTAAAGACCGTCAGAGAAAAGGCACGGGAGCCAATTCTGCTAGGACTCATAAGCGAAAGAGGAGATTTGTCATCAAGAAGAGCCCCGTCCTGATTGCCATAAACGGCTCTTTCCCCAACCTGTCCATTCTGAAACTGGAGGATAGAAGCGACGTCAAATGGAAAAGCCTGTATGAGACCCAAAGGGAGAGAAAGCGAATCATGAGAGAGACGTGTGCCAAATATAAGAGCAACAGCAAACATATAATCACACCATATCATGTTTCCAGGATATTCGTTGAAGATAAATACCGAATTCTCTACTGTGAAGTTCCCAAAGCTGGTTGCTCCAACTGGAAGAGGGTGCTCATGGTTCTTAATGGGCTGGCCTCCTCCACCAGGGTTATTCAACACAACACAGTGCATTATGGGAATTACTTAAAAAGGTTGGATGGGTTTGACCGCAAGGGGATCAACTACAGGCTCAACACGTACACAAAAATGCTCTTCGTCCGCGAACCTTTCGAAAAGTTGGTTTCTGCGTTTCGAGACAAGTTTGAGCACCCCAACAATTATTACCACCCTGTTTTTGGCAGACCCATTATTTCGAGGTATCGAGTCAATGCCACGAAAGAAGCACTGAGGACAGGTTCTGGGGTGACATTTAAAGAGTTCATTCAGTACCTTCTAGATGTGCACCGGCCCGTGGGGATGGACATCCACTGGGATCACATCAACAGGCTCTGCAGCCCGTGTCTGATAGACTATGATTTTATAGGCAAATTTGAAACCATGGAAGAAGATGCCAATTTCTTCCTGCATTTAATTAACGCTCCGCAAAATTTGACTTTCCCTAGGTTTAAAGACAGACATTCTGACGAAGAGCGGACAACCACACAAATTATGCATCAATATTTCACACAGCTTTCCCCTGCTCAAAGGCAACGCAGCTATGATTTCTATTATATGGATTATCTGATGTTTAACTACTCCAAACCTTTTGGAGACCTCTACTAA